One Streptomyces sp. NBC_00536 genomic window carries:
- a CDS encoding DUF3887 domain-containing protein, with protein sequence MDTSRRTTWRRLVLLVPAAVLATQAPLLTSASALDATPQTQTQAHPAATAPAQPQDDKQLALDTLDEVVQGNFTAVSARFTEPLRPQAPPELLAKSWQDYQQAFGSYQSHGDPTQVTSGDQTVVSVPLQMAKQPGEFRVTFNNNGQLTGLFFLRTGVPVPLP encoded by the coding sequence ATGGACACCTCGCGCAGGACGACCTGGCGGCGCCTCGTCCTCCTCGTCCCGGCGGCCGTACTGGCCACCCAGGCCCCGCTGCTGACCAGCGCTTCCGCGCTGGACGCGACCCCGCAGACCCAGACCCAGGCCCACCCCGCCGCGACGGCCCCGGCCCAGCCCCAGGACGACAAACAACTCGCCCTCGACACCCTCGACGAGGTGGTGCAAGGCAACTTCACCGCCGTCTCGGCACGCTTCACGGAACCGCTCCGGCCACAGGCACCCCCGGAGCTCCTCGCGAAGTCCTGGCAGGACTACCAGCAGGCATTCGGCTCCTACCAGTCACACGGCGACCCCACTCAGGTCACGTCCGGTGATCAGACCGTCGTCAGCGTCCCGCTGCAGATGGCGAAGCAACCCGGAGAATTCCGCGTCACTTTCAACAACAACGGCCAGCTCACAGGCCTCTTCTTCCTCCGAACGGGAGTCCCGGTCCCACTCCCGTAG
- a CDS encoding TetR/AcrR family transcriptional regulator: protein MSPRGVAIPDLRERLFAAAERVVARDGSAGLTSRAVTAEADCGKGVLHTHFAGLDEFVAELVLDRFARGARRAEGLGALVGRGSVAGNLQEVADALLESLPPAVVRLAMTRPAAAMHTRDGLRSGAPAFDAIQDAVTAYLEAERLAGRVAEGVDVGTVALALVGTVHHLLMTRVSSGGEGGGPGVDTARLVAVLLGAGVPGAGA, encoded by the coding sequence GTGTCACCTCGTGGAGTGGCGATTCCCGATCTGCGTGAGCGGCTGTTCGCGGCGGCGGAACGGGTGGTGGCCCGCGACGGGTCGGCGGGCCTGACCAGCCGTGCGGTCACGGCGGAGGCGGACTGCGGGAAGGGGGTCCTCCACACGCATTTCGCCGGTCTGGACGAGTTCGTCGCCGAGCTGGTGCTGGACCGGTTCGCGCGCGGCGCCCGCCGGGCCGAGGGGCTGGGTGCCCTGGTGGGGCGGGGCAGCGTCGCGGGCAACCTCCAGGAGGTGGCTGACGCGCTGCTGGAGTCCCTTCCCCCGGCGGTCGTGCGGCTGGCGATGACCCGGCCCGCGGCCGCGATGCACACCCGGGACGGGCTTCGGTCCGGTGCGCCCGCGTTCGACGCGATCCAGGACGCGGTCACCGCGTACCTCGAAGCGGAGCGGCTCGCGGGGCGGGTCGCGGAGGGCGTTGACGTGGGCACGGTCGCGCTCGCGCTCGTCGGTACCGTGCACCACCTGCTGATGACGCGGGTTTCCTCCGGGGGTGAGGGTGGCGGCCCGGGGGTGGATACCGCTCGGCTGGTCGCCGTGCTGCTCGGTGCGGGGGTGCCGGGGGCGGGTGCCTGA
- a CDS encoding C40 family peptidase — protein MPLSRIALPVAVGAVMAVVPLAHPVSAADASSAKPSAACAGAGTCYVDVSVAQLWESPEKVRAVDAKALTNPVDIRGWFAAMAPDINLRRDVAGETQALYGGRVTVVDTMTKDGVLWDKVVVHGQPTPRNEAGYPGWLPDRQLTKFRKKAPSGTTAERVTSPTARGYGSRQALAAGAAAGAQSKGGVVTEYSFNTEFAVKPVPGAPFILEARANDGSPIYFRSGDLAKVPTSGVSGDDVVAEARKFLGLEYLWSGTAGFGYDCSGLTSQVYSALGITIPRDSQPQFDAGGGAAPAGSAMGERITSPADLRPGDVVGFGTSTSNVTHIGIYVGRNDQGEPMMINSPKTGEKVREEPLTNRPFVGATRFIGS, from the coding sequence ATGCCCCTTTCACGCATCGCGCTTCCCGTTGCCGTCGGCGCCGTCATGGCCGTGGTTCCCCTCGCCCATCCCGTCTCCGCCGCGGACGCGTCCAGCGCGAAGCCCTCGGCGGCCTGCGCGGGCGCCGGTACCTGCTACGTGGACGTGTCCGTCGCCCAGCTCTGGGAGAGCCCCGAGAAGGTGCGGGCGGTGGACGCGAAGGCGCTCACCAACCCGGTCGACATCCGGGGCTGGTTCGCCGCCATGGCGCCCGACATCAACCTGCGTCGCGACGTCGCGGGGGAGACGCAGGCCCTGTACGGGGGCCGGGTCACCGTGGTGGACACGATGACCAAGGACGGCGTGCTCTGGGACAAGGTGGTGGTCCACGGCCAGCCCACGCCCAGGAACGAGGCCGGTTACCCCGGCTGGTTGCCCGACCGGCAGCTGACGAAGTTCCGCAAGAAGGCCCCGTCCGGCACGACCGCGGAGCGCGTCACCAGCCCGACGGCCCGGGGCTACGGCTCTCGTCAGGCGCTGGCGGCCGGGGCGGCGGCGGGGGCGCAGTCCAAGGGGGGCGTCGTCACCGAGTACTCGTTCAACACGGAGTTCGCCGTGAAGCCGGTCCCGGGCGCCCCGTTCATCCTGGAGGCCCGGGCCAATGACGGCAGCCCGATCTACTTCCGGAGCGGTGATCTCGCGAAGGTCCCGACCTCCGGGGTGAGCGGCGACGACGTGGTCGCCGAAGCGCGCAAGTTCCTGGGCCTGGAGTACCTGTGGTCCGGCACGGCCGGGTTCGGCTACGACTGCTCCGGCCTGACGAGCCAGGTGTACTCCGCCCTCGGCATCACCATCCCGCGCGACAGCCAGCCGCAGTTCGACGCGGGCGGCGGCGCGGCGCCCGCCGGCTCGGCCATGGGCGAGCGGATCACGTCCCCGGCCGACCTCCGCCCCGGCGACGTCGTGGGCTTCGGCACCAGCACCTCGAACGTCACCCACATCGGCATCTACGTCGGCCGCAACGACCAGGGTGAACCGATGATGATCAACTCGCCCAAGACCGGGGAGAAGGTGCGGGAGGAGCCCCTGACGAACCGCCCGTTCGTGGGCGCCACCCGCTTCATCGGCTCCTGA
- a CDS encoding VOC family protein, with translation MTSRLLAVCFDAGQPLRLARFWGGVLGWEVAADTGGGVVLVPGDDTGFGVRFVASQEPKAEQNRMHFDLTSTSLEDQRRTVDGALGLGGRHIDVGQRPEEGHVVLADPEGNEFCVIEPGNNFLADCGFVGALACDGSQEVGYFWSEALGWPLVWDQDQETAIRSPHGGPKITWGGPPVAPRVGRVRVRFELDVPVGGDPEAEVDRLLSLGATRLGTGPGEGEGECGRVVLADPDGNEFSVLTSC, from the coding sequence ATGACTTCTCGATTGCTTGCGGTCTGCTTCGATGCGGGGCAGCCGCTGCGGCTCGCGCGGTTCTGGGGTGGGGTCCTCGGGTGGGAGGTGGCCGCCGATACGGGTGGCGGTGTGGTGCTCGTGCCCGGCGATGACACCGGGTTCGGGGTTCGGTTCGTCGCGAGTCAGGAGCCGAAGGCCGAGCAGAACCGGATGCACTTCGATCTGACGAGTACGTCCCTGGAGGACCAGCGGCGGACGGTGGACGGGGCGCTGGGGCTGGGCGGACGGCACATCGATGTCGGGCAACGGCCGGAGGAGGGTCACGTGGTGCTCGCCGACCCCGAGGGCAACGAGTTCTGTGTGATCGAGCCGGGCAACAACTTCCTCGCGGACTGCGGCTTCGTCGGGGCGCTGGCCTGCGACGGATCGCAGGAGGTCGGGTACTTCTGGAGCGAGGCGCTGGGGTGGCCGCTGGTCTGGGACCAGGACCAGGAGACCGCGATCCGCTCACCGCACGGCGGGCCGAAGATCACGTGGGGCGGCCCGCCGGTGGCGCCGCGGGTGGGCAGGGTCAGGGTGCGGTTCGAGCTGGACGTGCCGGTCGGCGGTGACCCGGAGGCCGAGGTCGACCGGCTGCTCTCCCTCGGGGCCACGCGGCTCGGTACCGGTCCGGGTGAGGGGGAGGGTGAGTGCGGCCGGGTGGTGCTGGCCGATCCCGACGGGAACGAGTTCTCCGTGCTGACGTCCTGCTAG
- a CDS encoding class I SAM-dependent methyltransferase produces MHQPTPNTAQAESWNGYEGAQWARSQDRWDAINDGFNEPLLGAAAIGDLDRVLDIGCGAGRTTRLAAQRAHRGHALGLDLSAPMLEAARASTGREAVRNASFVQADAQVHPFAPGSFDAAISRYGVMFFADPVAAFANIARALRPGGRLAFICAAEPSANEWLRALTSLRGILPLGDFGEPGAPGMFSLADPDHTLALLSEAGYEHPRAQRVEVAADWGKDAETTAEFLLAAGPVRHLLDQVGPDAQESAHQTLTSALRPHHHNGAVRLRSASWLITATR; encoded by the coding sequence ATGCACCAGCCCACCCCCAACACCGCACAGGCAGAGTCATGGAACGGCTACGAAGGCGCCCAATGGGCCCGCAGCCAGGACCGCTGGGACGCCATCAACGACGGCTTCAACGAGCCGCTGCTGGGCGCCGCCGCCATCGGTGACCTCGACCGCGTGCTCGACATCGGCTGCGGCGCCGGCCGCACCACCCGCCTGGCCGCCCAGCGCGCCCACCGCGGCCACGCCCTCGGCCTGGACCTCTCCGCCCCCATGCTGGAAGCGGCCCGCGCGAGCACCGGCCGCGAAGCGGTGCGCAACGCCTCGTTCGTACAAGCCGACGCCCAGGTGCACCCGTTCGCGCCCGGATCGTTCGACGCGGCCATCAGCCGCTACGGCGTGATGTTCTTCGCCGACCCCGTCGCGGCCTTCGCCAACATCGCCCGCGCCCTGCGCCCCGGCGGTCGGCTCGCCTTCATCTGCGCCGCCGAACCGTCGGCCAACGAATGGCTCCGGGCCCTGACCTCCCTGCGCGGCATCCTCCCGCTCGGGGACTTCGGCGAGCCCGGCGCCCCCGGCATGTTCTCCCTCGCCGACCCCGACCACACCCTCGCCCTGCTGTCCGAGGCCGGGTACGAACACCCCCGCGCGCAGCGCGTGGAGGTGGCCGCGGACTGGGGCAAGGACGCCGAGACCACGGCCGAGTTCCTCCTCGCCGCCGGCCCCGTACGCCACCTCCTCGACCAAGTCGGCCCCGACGCCCAGGAGTCGGCCCACCAGACCCTGACCAGCGCCCTGCGCCCCCACCACCACAACGGCGCGGTCCGCCTGCGCAGCGCCTCCTGGCTCATCACGGCAACCCGCTGA